In the Candidatus Saccharimonas aalborgensis genome, one interval contains:
- a CDS encoding HAD family hydrolase, producing MIRGIIFDCFGVLYEGSISMLRRICPPEKLDELNDLNKQTDYGYITTDEYIEGLARLLGKSSDEVASLVSHSHVRNQPLIDEVQRLKGEGYVLAMLSNVGNDSIERLFPADQLSELFDVVVLSYKEYMVKPHPAIFTTTAERMGLSPGQCVMIDDLATNCEGAEVAGMISIQHTSNDTTRELLRKILHHSD from the coding sequence ATGATACGAGGTATTATCTTTGATTGTTTCGGTGTTCTCTATGAGGGGAGCATTTCTATGTTGCGCCGGATTTGTCCGCCCGAGAAACTTGACGAACTCAATGACCTCAACAAACAGACGGACTATGGCTACATTACGACAGATGAGTATATCGAGGGATTAGCAAGATTACTCGGAAAGTCGAGTGATGAAGTTGCTTCACTTGTCTCTCATTCGCACGTTCGCAACCAACCGCTTATCGACGAAGTACAACGCCTTAAAGGTGAGGGGTATGTGCTCGCGATGCTGAGTAATGTAGGTAATGATAGTATTGAAAGGCTTTTTCCTGCCGATCAGCTTAGTGAGCTATTCGATGTTGTTGTCCTTAGTTACAAAGAATATATGGTGAAGCCGCATCCCGCCATCTTTACAACGACTGCTGAACGGATGGGCCTCTCCCCAGGGCAATGTGTTATGATAGACGACTTGGCCACAAACTGTGAGGGTGCAGAGGTGGCGGGGATGATCTCGATCCAGCACACGAGTAACGACACTACTCGAGAATTGTTGCGTAAAATACTACACCACAGTGATTGA